A single genomic interval of Panulirus ornatus isolate Po-2019 chromosome 37, ASM3632096v1, whole genome shotgun sequence harbors:
- the LOC139760697 gene encoding uncharacterized protein, translating to MATKQLSDLRKLQRNQLVKINKDELIDIILASTPANDEFQQLNQKLEDVMKEMQALKTTLMSPDSIINKNYTQLKARVDKQEEILVKQQQFLEALDRKERDANIVVLGVPDENETLDGATTEQEKIDKIWTKLSISDIEGTHRRLGREPPTGDGSTQRRSRPILLTLRDKDQRTSILNNVNQLKFAGDNFSRIYIKRDVHPSIRKEWKRLRDMEAAEKARPENVGCIIRLDTKERKLYKDNVVIDSWNAQIFL from the coding sequence ATGGCAACCAAACAGCTGTCAGACCTGCGGAAACTTCAACGGAATCAGCTGGTCAAGATTAATAAAGATGAGTTGATCGACATTATACTGGCATCTACACCAGCCAACGACGAGTTCCAACAATTAAACCAAAAACTAGAAGATGTGATGAAAGAAATGCAAGCACTCAAGACCACATTGATGTCTCCTGACAGCATCATTAACAAAAACTACACCCAGCTCAAGGCTCGAGTCGATAAGCAAGAAGAAATATTGGTCAAACAACAGCAATTCTTAGAAGCTTTAGACCGCAAGGAACGTGACGCAAACATCGTTGTCCTAGGCGTGCCTGATGAGAACGAAACATTGGATGGTGCCACAACGGAACAGGAGAAGATTGACAAGATATGGACCAAATTGAGCATCAGTGACATAGAGGGCACCCATCGTAGGCTGGGAAGGGAGCCACCTACTGGCGATGGTTCTACACAACGGAGGAGCCGCCCCATCTTGCTTACGCTCCGAGACAAGGATCAGCGCACGAGCATCCTGAACAATGTCAATCAATTGAAGTTCGCTGGTGACAACTTTAGCCGTATTTACATCAAGAGAGATGTTCACCCGAGCATCAGGAAGGAGTGGAAGCGTTTGAGGGATATGGAAGCTGCTGAGAAGGCTCGCCCAGAGAATGTCGGGTGCATCATCAGGCTGGACACCAAGGAGCGTAAGCTATATAAAGATAACGTGGTTATTGATAGTTGGAATGCACAGATTTTTCTCTAG